The genomic stretch GATTACCTCTTGCAGTTCCTTGATCCTCGACTGGTCTGTGAAAACACCATGCGTCGTGGATTTGCACCTATCGAAGACGACGACGATTGGCTTAACTAAGCTAACCAATAAAAAAAGGCCCGTCAGAGAGAATCTCTGGCGGGCCTTATTTGTGCGCTACACCTTATGAAATTTGAAGTGGGAGAGCCATTTCATGCCATTCGGCTCCACCGTGGTTGGACTCGGAGACCCCGGAATCCTTGAAGCCCAGACGGCCGTAGAAGTCGATAAGCTCTTTCTTGCAAAGCAGTAAAATCTGAGACTTGCCCAGCTCTCTGGATTGTTCGATGAAACGTTCCATCAATTTGTATGCAATACCGCGCTTACGGTACTCCGGATGCACTGACAGCGAAAAGATGACAATGTTGTGCCCATCGGGATCGTGTCCGATGAGTTGCTTGAATTCCTCGTCCGTGATGTCGTCTTTATTGGTGGAACCACTGTTCACCTGTGCGACAATCTTACCGTCGCACTCTGCTACGAAAAACCCTTCAGGGTAGTCGTTGATGCGATTGCGCAGCGAGGAGGTCCATGCCGCTTCAGAGGGCGGAAAAGACAGACATTCTACAGTGTGGCAGGCAGTAAGGTCGTCGGGCTCGACCATGCGGATGGTAATGTCAGACATGTGATTAATCCAGATCTACGCCTTCAAGGGCGGCTTCAAGTTCTTCCCAGGTTTCGTAAGCTGTTTCTAGCTCCGTTTCTACCTCTTCCAAACGACGCTGATCAGCGGCCATTTCATCGCCACTGTGTTTGAAATAATCGGGCGCGGACATTTTTGTCTGCAACTGTTCCAACTCTTCTTCCAGGCTTTCTATGAGCTTGGGGAGGGTATTGAGTTGTTCGCGCTTTTTTTCGAGCTCATATTTTTCCTTGAAGCTCAGTTTCTTTGATGCGGGCTTAGCCGGTTTCTTCTCAGGCTTTGGCTTGCACGCTTTTACTGGCTCAGGTGTGGTGTCAGGGCGTTGTCTGACCCAGTCGTCATAGCCGCCAACATACTCGGCCACATGACCATTCCCTTCAAAGGCGATCGTGGATGTGACGACGTTGTTGAGGAAGGCTCTGTCATGGCTGACCAGCAGCAGGGTGCCGGGGTAATCCATGAGCAATTCTTCCAACAGGTCCAGTGTTTCGGCATCAAGGTCGTTGGTCGGTTCATCCATCACCAGCACATTGGATGGTCTGGTGAAAAGACGAGCAAGGAGCAGTCTGTTGCGCTCGCCACCGGAAAGGACCGACACGGGAACAGTGGCTCTGTCTGGAGTGAAGAGGAAATTTTTGAGATGGCTCATGACATGGCGTCGATGACCATTTATTTCAACAAAGTCATTGCCGTCCGCGACATTGTGACGAGCGCTTTTGGTCTCATCAAGCTGCTCGCGTAATTGATCAAAATAGTTGATCTGAAGATTGACGCCATGCCTGATGGTACCGGACTGGGGGTCGGCTTCTCCCAGCAGGATATTCAGGAGGGTGGTTTTGCCGATCCCGTTAGGACCGATCAACCCTATTTTATCCCCGCGCATGATTGTGGTCGAAAAGTCGCTGATGAGCATCGTGTCCGAATATCCGAAACAGATGTTCTGGGCTTCAACCACCATTTTTCCTGTCCGGTCGGCTTCCTGGATCACCATCTTGACCTGACCGGTACGCTCACGGCGCTGCCTGCGTTCTTCACGCATTTTTCTCAAGTCGCGAACACGCCCCATGTTTCGTGTTCTGCGGGCTTTGATGCCCTGACGAATCCATGTCTCTTCTTCGGCCAGCTTTTTGTCGAAATTGTGGTTCTGTTTGGCTTCAGCTTCCAGGTCGGCTTCTTTGCGTTCAAGATAGGTAGTATAGTTGCATTCCCAGTTGAATAAACGGCCGCGGTCCAGTTCCACAATGCGCGTGGCAATCTTCTGTAAAAAGGCACGATCGTGAGTCACGAAAAGAAGGGCCGTATTCTGGCGAAGCAAAAAGTCTTCAAGCCACTCAATGGACTCGACATCCAGATGGTTGGTGGGTTCGTCCAGAATGAGTAGATCAGGGTGCGTTACAAGGGCACGCGCCA from Pseudodesulfovibrio profundus encodes the following:
- a CDS encoding GNAT family N-acetyltransferase, which encodes MSDITIRMVEPDDLTACHTVECLSFPPSEAAWTSSLRNRINDYPEGFFVAECDGKIVAQVNSGSTNKDDITDEEFKQLIGHDPDGHNIVIFSLSVHPEYRKRGIAYKLMERFIEQSRELGKSQILLLCKKELIDFYGRLGFKDSGVSESNHGGAEWHEMALPLQIS
- a CDS encoding ATP-binding cassette domain-containing protein, encoding MAVISLRDISINFTGTVLLNGVSMQIEPGERVCLLGRNGEGKSTLLSIIDGSLAPDTGSVDYAKGAKIAMLPQEIPQDLEGSVYDVAAQGLGKVGEHLSAYHDAVRALSTVQDNQAELVARMERSQHVLEEAGGWPHHQTIETVLSHLKLDGDEAFGSLSGGTKRRALLARALVTHPDLLILDEPTNHLDVESIEWLEDFLLRQNTALLFVTHDRAFLQKIATRIVELDRGRLFNWECNYTTYLERKEADLEAEAKQNHNFDKKLAEEETWIRQGIKARRTRNMGRVRDLRKMREERRQRRERTGQVKMVIQEADRTGKMVVEAQNICFGYSDTMLISDFSTTIMRGDKIGLIGPNGIGKTTLLNILLGEADPQSGTIRHGVNLQINYFDQLREQLDETKSARHNVADGNDFVEINGHRRHVMSHLKNFLFTPDRATVPVSVLSGGERNRLLLARLFTRPSNVLVMDEPTNDLDAETLDLLEELLMDYPGTLLLVSHDRAFLNNVVTSTIAFEGNGHVAEYVGGYDDWVRQRPDTTPEPVKACKPKPEKKPAKPASKKLSFKEKYELEKKREQLNTLPKLIESLEEELEQLQTKMSAPDYFKHSGDEMAADQRRLEEVETELETAYETWEELEAALEGVDLD